The proteins below are encoded in one region of Thermothelomyces thermophilus ATCC 42464 chromosome 1, complete sequence:
- a CDS encoding inorganic pyrophosphatase-like protein (Inorganic pyrophosphatase-like protein): MEAYRATPFTPSGLTPPVGFLRRSVSIGSLKGKRARSVSSALPTRPGLTSSQPCTLCDFMDYLVHVERSAENLQFFLWYRDYERRFAAATTADLSLAPEWTQEMEDGIIARLKKEHADKIRRASKDARANFGGADIEKGNDKRNGSEMVADKYHQLATRAFASAGVKDPLRIQPFRKEVDRIIANYIMDGAPRQLNLSEQEQKTVLQALSYTTHPSAFRVLVRLVEATLREQAHPNFIRWSVCNGNPLRLTFALVLGVATVLAGVAVAVILTLSGAGRGYRALAAIAWVAGFATVMAAHKGMCLILHGLHHRHIRPWELFDSEPREDDRDGDPIDAASRRSLDRSGSHGSYEDEPWVIRYRKRHMLRKIFDREVRIEEPALRRIQDTIIARSLLFALICAAILTAVFVAVPSGGFF; this comes from the exons ATGGAGGCATATCGGGCGACCCCTTTCACCCCGTCGGGTTTAACCCCCCCAGTGGGATTCCTCCGGCGCTCAGTCTCGATAGGATCCTTGAAGGGGAAACGTGCTCGGTCTGTTTCCAGTGCACTTCCGACCCGACCCGGACTGACAAGTAGCCAGCCATGTACACTGTGCGACTTCATGGATTATCTCGTCCATGTTGAGCGGTCCGCGGAGAACCTCCAGTTCTTTCTCTGGTACCGAGACTATGAGCGACGCTTTGCCGCCGCCACAACGGCCGACCTCTCGCTTGCCCCCGAGTGGACCCAAGAGATGGAGGACGGGATCATCGCACGCCTCAAGAAGGAGCACGCCGACAAGATACGCAGGGCGTCAAAGGACGCCAGAGCCAATTTCGGAGGCGCCGACATTGAGAAGGGCAACGACAAAAGGAACGGGTCCGAGATGGTGGCGGACAAGTACCATCAACTAGCAACCCGGGCGTTCGCGTCAGCGGGAGTGAAGGATCCCC TCAGGATCCAGCCGTTCCGCAAGGAAGTTGACCGCATCATTGCCAACTACATTATGGATGGCGCCCCCCGCCAACTTAACCTCTCAGAACAAGAGCAGAAAACAGTGCTCCAAGCCCTGTCTTACACCACCCACCCGTCCGCCTTCAGGGTGCTCGTCCGCCTGGTCGAGGCCACGCTGCGGGAGCAGGCCCACCCAAACTTCATCCGGTGGAGCGTCTGCAACGGCAACCCGCTGCGCCTGACCTTTGCGTTAGTGCTGGGCGTAGCAACAGTCCTGGCCGGGGTCGCGGTGGCTGTGATTTTGACGCTTTCGGGGGCCGGAAGGGGCTACCGCGCGCTGGCGGCGATCGCCTGGGTAGCCGGGTTCGCGACCGTGATGGCCGCTCATAAAGGGATG TGTCTCATCCTTCACGGCCTCCACCACCGACACATCCGTCCCTGGGAACTCTTCGATTCGGAACCCCGCGAGGACGACAGAGACGGAGACCCTATCGATGCCGCCAGCAGGCGCTCGTTGGATAGGTCTGGGTCTCACGGCAGCTACGAGGATGAACCGTGGGTGATCCGGTATCGGAAACGGCACATGCTACGCAAGATCTTCGACCGGGAGGTGCGGATCGAGGAACCCGCGCTGCGGCGCATTCAGGATACCATCATTGCGCGAAGCCTTTTGTTTGCCCTCATCTGCGCCGCCATTCTAACGGCGGTGTTTGTGGCCGTGCCGAGTGGTGGGTTCTTTTAA